A region from the Drosophila ananassae strain 14024-0371.13 chromosome 2L, ASM1763931v2, whole genome shotgun sequence genome encodes:
- the LOC6501613 gene encoding insulin-like growth factor-binding protein complex acid labile subunit isoform X2 translates to MYFYLCLLCCICGLRIAAAAVVLDATGRLNLSATCPDTFCSLTEKAVAYSDSPAVRLRELHISNCSREAVPWVVLNLTPGLRTLVIRNCGPYSIRKESLLPVRNLTSILMQRTKMWALRTDQFSVLPNLEILELGHNVLYQVNSDAFNGLTKLKLLGLQGNALEEIRENTFDPLVELVHLDLSGNLIEKLPKDIFAKNTKLETLLLNGNHLTTLLSDTLMPLTNLRLLDLGHAGQLDNLMLNIVSVQTLILEGSSLTDLIIHGGFIRLQASNNELSHLHVGNKSSVIEMNLHGNLLNGNDTYNLLRGMWSLERLDLSKNIIESLAFNEFYSEGQDLYLLPSLKYLNLANNRLVSLPSDSPILSSRLTFLDLSHNLLLTLDVEKLAGLPNVESLFLEGNRLSTFDYKKFHSKHETLKELALHDNHWSPGLYRIMFTYLNDRGVHLQSRIENKAQITSSQVDIDWPPKEASAQKLDAAGVTGIHPYWTLRDILAFTTLLVVLAILLMNLYHILEEEGCLRRFRRWRRSTVPGEQLQ, encoded by the exons ATGTATTTCTATCTGTGTCTCTTGTGTTGCATTTGTGGCCTAAGGATCGCAGCagctgccgttgttttggaTGCCACTGGAAGGTTGAATCTGAGTGCCACCTGTCCGGACACCTTTTGCAGTTTGACGGAAAAAGCGGTGGCGTACTCCGACTCGCCAGCAGTGCGATTACGAGAGTTGCATATCAGCAACTGTAGTCGCGAGGCCGTGCCGTGGGTAGTGCTGAATCTGACGCCCGGACTGCGGACACTGGTCATCCGGAATTGTGGGCCCTATAGCATTAGAAAGGAAAGCCTGTTGCCGGTGAGGAATCTCACCTCTATACTAATGCAACGCACAAAAATGTGGGCTCTGAGAACTGATCAGTTCTCTGTGCTTCCCAATCTAGAGATCCTCGAACTCGGACATAACGTCCTCTATCAAGTTAATTCGGATGCCTTCAATGGATTAACGAAACTCAAGTTACTTGGCCTCCAAGGCAATGCACTCGAGGAGATACGGGAAAATACCTTTGATCCCCTCGTGGAGCTGGTGCATCTGGACTTAAGTGGAAACCTGATTGAAAAATTACCCAAGGATATCTTTGCCAAGAACACAAAGCTGGAAACCCTCCTTCTGAATGGAAATCACTTAACTACTCTTCTGTCGGACACTTTGATGCCATTGACGAACTTGCGACTGCTGGATTTGGGTCATGCCGGCCAATTGGATAACTTGATGCTAAATATTGTCAGTGTCCAGACTCTGATACTGGAGGGCAGCAGCCTCACCGATTTGATAATTCATGGCGGGTTTATCCGGCTCCAGGCGTCCAACAACGAGCTTAGTCACCTCCATGTGGGCAACAAGTCATCAGTTATCGAAATGAACCTCCACGGCAATTTGCTTAATGGAAACGATACCTACAATCTGCTGCGTGGAATGTGGAGCCTTGAAAGACTGGATCTCTCCAAGAACATCATAGAATCATTAGCTTTCAATGAATTCTACAGTGAGGGCCAGGACCTATACCTGCTGCCTAGCTTAAAGTACCTGAACTTGGCCAACAATCGATTGGTTTCATTACCATCCGATTCGCCCATCCTTTCATCGCGTCTCACCTTCTTGGATCTGTCCCACAATCTTCTCCTGACATTGGACGTTGAGAAGCTGGCTGGACTGCCGAACGTGGAGAGCTTGTTCCTCGAGGGGAATCGATTGAGTACCTTTGACTACAAAAAGTTCCACTCAAAACACGAAACCCTCAAGGAGCTGGCATTACACGACAATCATTGGAGTCCCGGGTTGTATCGCATAATGTTTACTTACCTCAACGATCGAGGGGTTCACCTGCAGTCGAGGATCGAAAACAAAGCCCAAATAACCAGCAGTCAGGTGGACATAGACTGGCCGCCAAAGGAAGCGTCTGCTCAAAAACTGGATGCGGCTGGTGTGACGGGAATACATCCCTACTGGACGCTAAGGGATATCCTGGCCTTCACCACCTTGCTCGTGGTGCTGGCCATCTTGCTGATGAATCTCTACCACATTCTGGAGGAGGAAGGCTGCCTACGCCGCTTCCGACGATGGAGAAGGTCCACTGTTCCCGGAG AACAGCTCCAGTGA
- the LOC26514560 gene encoding uncharacterized protein LOC26514560: MFKFTFLIGFVLIGRVYMLLPKTYDVRFVSFSTTGEGYVDVSKVRLTGRDHRINGTFEVLRDMGDETFSVSGETFNDVEGNGEFKQLPFYMPKQPICKMLRTYWSYAKASVKYGENTDYPVDTLPCPIPKGTYYVKDVEINTDGWPMVIPRGFLKGVASLYDNNEMVGTLSALIHVTDKHS, encoded by the exons ATGTTcaaatttacttttttaatagGTTTTGTATTAATTGGAAGGGTTTAT ATGCTTCTCCCCAAAACCTATGATGTCCGTTTTGTGAGTTTCAGTACGACCGGTGAAGGATACGTCGATGTGAGTAAAGTACGGCTAACTGGTCGCGATCACCGTATCAATGGAACATTTGAGGTTTTAAGAGACATGGGTGATGAAACCTTTTCTGTGTCCGGAGAGACCTTTAACGATGTCGAAGGAAACGGAGAGTTCAAGCAGTTGCCCTTCTATATGCCGAAGCAACCCATCTGTAAAATGCTCCGAACCTATTGGTCTTACGCTAAGGCATCAGTGAAGTACGGGGAGAACACCGACTATCCGGTCGACACACTTCCGTGTCCCATTCCGAAGGGCACCTATTATGTCAAGGATGTGGAAATTAATACAGATGGCTGGCCGATGGTGATACCACGCGGATTTTTAAAGGGCGTAGCTTCTTTATATGATAATAACGAAATGGTGGGAACTCTTTCCGCTCTTATACACGTTACGGATAAACACTCATGA
- the LOC26515075 gene encoding leucine-rich repeat-containing protein 15, which translates to MFILHAFVLVLSILFGFYGQVHGNSSKCPDFYCKLVDSKTNLSFSAPQLLELHLEFCSDLGALNASHLNRLTMKNCSKDSFKIEYLSSVKNISSLQLQNGNLTVLQDNEFGQMSKLKVLDLGGNSIRNVSGGTFRNLTQLKLLNLQNNNIKTLPEKVFQPLENLQLVDLSWNNITNFTKDVLDGNRNLKTLLLKGNPLIEVGFPDFHFQSIDLSHCLKLKEIKFFSKVDTLILENSGVERLISNERINQIKAANGKLKDLQLKNKDALIELDLRGSRLGLSGKNLSEYFCNMWSLERLDLSNNSLETLPQQLNILTEEVCLMPSLKFLNLAGNLLASFPMESYLIGPHLNILDLSNNRLKNFTLKSLMVGEASLQSLYLAGNQLTTFDYHILSSSTFKNLKEISLHDNKFEESFYDEMAKYLKAKNIHIIQKELSLQEDCPKKPKHEWSVYDILMIIFLLGVVFYVRSKIYSREKDNCCFGINWKRSRNSPNETVSFINNQETETNLL; encoded by the coding sequence atgtttattttacaCGCCTTCGTCTTGGTCTTATCGATTCTTTTTGGATTTTATGGCCAAGTTCATGGAAATAGTTCAAAGTGCCCCGATTTCTACTGCAAACTTGTGGATTCAAAGACGAATCTCTCATTTTCTGCCCCCCAACTATTGGAGCTCCATCTGGAATTTTGCAGTGACCTTGGGGCTTTGAACGCCTCACATCTCAACAGGCTGACTATGAAGAATTGCTCCAAAGATAGTTTCAAAATTGAGTATCTAAGCAGCGTAAAAAACATCAGTAGCTTACAACTTCAAAATGGAAACCTTACAGTCCTGCAGGATAATGAATTTGGCCAGATGAGTAAGCTTAAAGTTCTTGACTTGGGAGGAAACTCCATAAGAAATGTATCCGGTGGGACTTTCAGAAATCTAACTCAACTGAAACTCCTGAATCTGCAAAACAATAACATTAAGACTCTTCCTGAGAAAGTGTTTCAACCACTAGAGAATCTTCAACTTGTGGATCTTAGTTGGAATAATATTACCAACTTTACAAAAGACGTATTGGATGGAAATCGAAATCTAAAAACTTTACTTTTAAAAGGAAATCCCTTGATTGAGGTGGGCTTTCCTGACTTTCATTTTCAATCAATCGATCTTAGCCACTGtcttaaattaaaagaaataaaattcttCTCTAAAGTCGACACCTTAATCCTGGAAAATAGTGGAGTAGAAAGATTGATTTCCAATGAAAGGATAAACCAAATAAAGGCTGCCAATGGCAAGCTGAAGGACTTACAGCTAAAAAACAAAGATGCCCTCATTGAACTGGACTTACGAGGATCTCGCTTGGGACTCTCTGGAAAAAATCTAAGCgaatatttttgtaatatGTGGAGCTTGGAGCGCCTAGATCTTTCCAACAACTCTTTGGAAACTTTACCTCAGCAACTCAATATCTTAACCGAAGAAGTCTGTCTAATGCCAAGTCTCAAATTCTTGAATCTCGCTGGGAATTTATTGGCTAGTTTTCCCATGGAATCGTATCTTATTGGACCGCATCTTAACATTCTGGACCTTTCAAACAATCGACTGAAAAACTTTACCTTAAAATCCTTAATGGTAGGAGAAGCCAGCTTGCAATCTTTGTATTTGGCTGGAAACCAACTCACAACCTTTGATTACCACATCCTTTCCTCATCGacttttaaaaatcttaaggAAATATCTCTCCATGATAATAAGTTTGAGGAAAGTTTTTATGATGAAATGGCTAAATATCTAAAAGCTAAGAATATCCATATTATACAAAAGGAATTATCTCTGCAAGAGGACTGTCCCAAGAAGCCCAAACATGAATGGAGTGTATATGATATCCTGATGATTATCTTCCTTTTGGGAGTTGTTTTCTATGTAAGATCGAAAATATACAGCCGCGAGAAGGACAATTGCTGTTTTGGAATCAATTGGAAAAGATCTCGAAATTCCCCAAATGAAACAGTTAGCTTTATTAATAACCAGGAAACTGAAACTAATTTACTTTAA
- the LOC6502609 gene encoding uncharacterized protein LOC6502609 yields MLKLTFLIFFMLFGGSYMFLPKTYDVRFVSFSTTGEGYVDVSKVRLTGRDHRINGTITVLRDMDDENFSGSGEAFNDAEGNGEYKQLPFYMPKQPICKMLRTYWSYANASVKYGENTDYPVHTLPCPIPKGTYYIKDVEINTDGWPLVMPRGFLKGVVSLYDKNEMVGTLAALIHITDKHS; encoded by the exons ATGTTAAAACTtacctttttaatatttttcatgttATTTGGTGGATCTTAT ATGTTCCTCCCTAAAACCTATGATGTCCGTTTTGTGAGTTTCAGTACGACCGGTGAAGGATACGTCGATGTGAGTAAAGTACGGCTAACTGGTCGCGATCACCGAATCAATGGAACAATTACGGTTTTAAGAGACATGGATGATGAAAACTTTTCTGGATCCGGAGAGGCCTTTAATGATGCCGAAGGAAACGGAGAGTACAAGCAGTTGCCCTTCTATATGCCGAAGCAACCCATCTGTAAAATGCTCCGAACCTATTGGTCTTACGCAAATGCATCCGTAAAGTACGGGGAGAACACCGACTATCCCGTCCACACACTTCCGTGTCCCATTCCAAAGGGAACCTATTATATCAAGGATGTGGAAATTAATACAGATGGCTGGCCGCTGGTGATGCCACGCGGATTTTTGAAGGGCGTAGTTTCTTTATATGATAAAAACGAAATGGTGGGAACTCTTGCCGCTCTTATACACATTACGGATAAACACTCATga
- the LOC6501613 gene encoding insulin-like growth factor-binding protein complex acid labile subunit isoform X1, giving the protein MYFYLCLLCCICGLRIAAAAVVLDATGRLNLSATCPDTFCSLTEKAVAYSDSPAVRLRELHISNCSREAVPWVVLNLTPGLRTLVIRNCGPYSIRKESLLPVRNLTSILMQRTKMWALRTDQFSVLPNLEILELGHNVLYQVNSDAFNGLTKLKLLGLQGNALEEIRENTFDPLVELVHLDLSGNLIEKLPKDIFAKNTKLETLLLNGNHLTTLLSDTLMPLTNLRLLDLGHAGQLDNLMLNIVSVQTLILEGSSLTDLIIHGGFIRLQASNNELSHLHVGNKSSVIEMNLHGNLLNGNDTYNLLRGMWSLERLDLSKNIIESLAFNEFYSEGQDLYLLPSLKYLNLANNRLVSLPSDSPILSSRLTFLDLSHNLLLTLDVEKLAGLPNVESLFLEGNRLSTFDYKKFHSKHETLKELALHDNHWSPGLYRIMFTYLNDRGVHLQSRIENKAQITSSQVDIDWPPKEASAQKLDAAGVTGIHPYWTLRDILAFTTLLVVLAILLMNLYHILEEEGCLRRFRRWRRSTVPGGNARTSTRRLNEQDSENSSSD; this is encoded by the exons ATGTATTTCTATCTGTGTCTCTTGTGTTGCATTTGTGGCCTAAGGATCGCAGCagctgccgttgttttggaTGCCACTGGAAGGTTGAATCTGAGTGCCACCTGTCCGGACACCTTTTGCAGTTTGACGGAAAAAGCGGTGGCGTACTCCGACTCGCCAGCAGTGCGATTACGAGAGTTGCATATCAGCAACTGTAGTCGCGAGGCCGTGCCGTGGGTAGTGCTGAATCTGACGCCCGGACTGCGGACACTGGTCATCCGGAATTGTGGGCCCTATAGCATTAGAAAGGAAAGCCTGTTGCCGGTGAGGAATCTCACCTCTATACTAATGCAACGCACAAAAATGTGGGCTCTGAGAACTGATCAGTTCTCTGTGCTTCCCAATCTAGAGATCCTCGAACTCGGACATAACGTCCTCTATCAAGTTAATTCGGATGCCTTCAATGGATTAACGAAACTCAAGTTACTTGGCCTCCAAGGCAATGCACTCGAGGAGATACGGGAAAATACCTTTGATCCCCTCGTGGAGCTGGTGCATCTGGACTTAAGTGGAAACCTGATTGAAAAATTACCCAAGGATATCTTTGCCAAGAACACAAAGCTGGAAACCCTCCTTCTGAATGGAAATCACTTAACTACTCTTCTGTCGGACACTTTGATGCCATTGACGAACTTGCGACTGCTGGATTTGGGTCATGCCGGCCAATTGGATAACTTGATGCTAAATATTGTCAGTGTCCAGACTCTGATACTGGAGGGCAGCAGCCTCACCGATTTGATAATTCATGGCGGGTTTATCCGGCTCCAGGCGTCCAACAACGAGCTTAGTCACCTCCATGTGGGCAACAAGTCATCAGTTATCGAAATGAACCTCCACGGCAATTTGCTTAATGGAAACGATACCTACAATCTGCTGCGTGGAATGTGGAGCCTTGAAAGACTGGATCTCTCCAAGAACATCATAGAATCATTAGCTTTCAATGAATTCTACAGTGAGGGCCAGGACCTATACCTGCTGCCTAGCTTAAAGTACCTGAACTTGGCCAACAATCGATTGGTTTCATTACCATCCGATTCGCCCATCCTTTCATCGCGTCTCACCTTCTTGGATCTGTCCCACAATCTTCTCCTGACATTGGACGTTGAGAAGCTGGCTGGACTGCCGAACGTGGAGAGCTTGTTCCTCGAGGGGAATCGATTGAGTACCTTTGACTACAAAAAGTTCCACTCAAAACACGAAACCCTCAAGGAGCTGGCATTACACGACAATCATTGGAGTCCCGGGTTGTATCGCATAATGTTTACTTACCTCAACGATCGAGGGGTTCACCTGCAGTCGAGGATCGAAAACAAAGCCCAAATAACCAGCAGTCAGGTGGACATAGACTGGCCGCCAAAGGAAGCGTCTGCTCAAAAACTGGATGCGGCTGGTGTGACGGGAATACATCCCTACTGGACGCTAAGGGATATCCTGGCCTTCACCACCTTGCTCGTGGTGCTGGCCATCTTGCTGATGAATCTCTACCACATTCTGGAGGAGGAAGGCTGCCTACGCCGCTTCCGACGATGGAGAAGGTCCACTGTTCCCGGAGGTAATGCCAGGACGAGCACGAGGCGACTCAACGAACAGGACTCTGAA AACAGCTCCAGTGATTAG